Proteins co-encoded in one Flavivirga eckloniae genomic window:
- a CDS encoding carboxypeptidase-like regulatory domain-containing protein: MKQLSIFLILLFTSFCFSQNTGIITGKLMDKEFDNNPLVFADVAIKGTSIKATTNQTGLFVIENLEDGDYTLVCSFIGYETKELKVKVVSGNCDHIKTSLGASTLPLLELASISNTTSEKDNKTTRLN, from the coding sequence ATGAAACAGTTATCAATCTTTTTAATCTTATTATTTACTTCTTTTTGTTTTTCACAAAACACTGGAATAATTACCGGTAAATTAATGGATAAGGAGTTTGATAATAATCCTTTAGTTTTTGCCGATGTAGCGATTAAAGGAACTTCAATTAAAGCAACTACAAATCAAACTGGATTATTTGTTATTGAGAATTTAGAAGACGGTGACTACACTTTAGTTTGCAGTTTTATTGGCTATGAAACTAAAGAATTAAAAGTAAAAGTAGTTTCTGGAAATTGCGACCATATCAAAACTTCTTTAGGCGCAAGCACACTTCCTTTATTAGAACTAGCTTCTATTAGCAATACCACTAGCGAGAAAGATAACAAGACTACTCGATTAAATTAA